A DNA window from Danio aesculapii chromosome 1, fDanAes4.1, whole genome shotgun sequence contains the following coding sequences:
- the sod3b gene encoding extracellular superoxide dismutase [Cu-Zn], translating into MIHFNILPLLAFLLSCHVLFCGSGSGLAYASNSDSLQAVCRMQPNTRLAPGMPRVYGHILFRQSGPKEKLSVTFRLYGLPVDSQQPRAMHIHEYGDLSRGCDSTGGHYNPLNVNHPQHPGDFGNFVPVNKKIRQSLDSPATLFGKLSILGRSVVIHEGKDDLGRGGNVGSLLNGNAGGRLACCVIGLGNPQN; encoded by the coding sequence ATGATACACTTCAACATTTTACCCCTTCTTGCATTCCTGCTCAGTTGCCATGTGCTCTTCTGTGGATCAGGCTCAGGTCTGGCATATGCTTCAAACAGTGATTCCCTTCAGGCCGTATGCAGAATGCAGCCTAACACTCGACTAGCGCCTGGAATGCCTCGTGTGTACGGTCACATTTTATTCAGACAGTCTGGCCCAAAGGAAAAGCTGAGCGTGACTTTCAGGCTGTATGGTCTCCCTGTGGACAGTCAGCAGCCCAGAGCCATGCACATTCATGAGTATGGAGACTTAAGCAGAGGCTGCGACTCTACAGGTGGGCATTACAATCCCCTCAATGTCAACCATCCACAACATCCAGGGGACTTTGGCAACTTTGTGCCCGTTAATAAGAAGATTCGCCAGTCACTGGACTCCCCTGCAACCCTCTTTGGGAAACTTTCAATACTCGGCCGGTCTGTTGTCATTCATGAGGGAAAGGATGATTTGGGCAGAGGTGGGAATGTGGGAAGCTTGCTGAATGGCAACGCTGGAGGGCGACTGGCATGCTGTGTTATTGGGCTGGGCAACCCCCAaaattaa